Below is a genomic region from Deltaproteobacteria bacterium.
ATGCGGCGAACGCCGCTCTTCCCTGTCGTCATTGTATCCCCATCATCGAGAGTATGGAGTAATGTTTAGTCCTAGTGCGGCCGGTCTTATTTGATTTCCACCGATGCACCCGCTTCTTCCAATTGTTTCTTAATATCCTCTGCCTCTTCCTTGGGTACACCTTCCTTGACGTTTCCGGGCACGCCGTCGACTAAGGCCTTGGCCTCCTTCAATCCCAGGCCGGTAATCGCCCTTACCACCTTGATGACTTGTATCTTTTTGTCTCCAACAGCGGTGAGGACCACATCGAATTCCGTCTTTTCCGCCGCCTCCTCCTGGGCTGCCTGGGCGGCGGGCATCGCTGCCATGGCCACGGGAGCCGCTGCAGTGACACCAAATCTGTCTTCCAATTCCTTCACGAGTTCCGAGAGTTCCAGAACAGTCATGTTGGAAATGTATTCAATAAGGTCTTCTTTCGTAATATTTGCTGCCATTTCTCTCTTTTACCTCCCTTGGGAATATGTATGGAACATCCAATTCAAATGGATCAGCTATTTTCGGTTTCATTCTTCTGGTTTTCAATGGCCTTCAGGACATTAAGAAAACCAGCGATCACCCCATTCAGAACCCTCACAAAGGATGCTGGGACTCCCTGCATGGCCGCAAGGACCTGGGCAAGAAGCGCTTCCCGTCCCGGAAGTTCTGCCAGTCGCTTGATGGACTCAAAATCGATCACCTTTCCGGAAATCTGTCCCCCTTTGATCTCCAGCTTGTCATGTATCTTGCTTTGCCCGACAAGGACCTTCGCGGGAGCGATGGGGTCATCGTAAGTAATGGCTAGGGCGCAAGGACCGGTAAAGTAATCGTTCAAAACGCTGGTTTCCGTATCCCGGCTCGCCAGCTTCAAGAGCCGGTTTTTCACGACCTTGAACTCGGCATCCACCTTTCTGAGTTCACTCCTGAGCCCGGTCATCGCATCCACATCCATTCCTTTATAGTCCACCAGAAAGACACCTCGGGCCTTCTCCA
It encodes:
- a CDS encoding 50S ribosomal protein L10: MKKSQKEAFIADMKSRLEKARGVFLVDYKGMDVDAMTGLRSELRKVDAEFKVVKNRLLKLASRDTETSVLNDYFTGPCALAITYDDPIAPAKVLVGQSKIHDKLEIKGGQISGKVIDFESIKRLAELPGREALLAQVLAAMQGVPASFVRVLNGVIAGFLNVLKAIENQKNETENS
- the rplL gene encoding 50S ribosomal protein L7/L12 — translated: MTKEDLIEYISNMTVLELSELVKELEDRFGVTAAAPVAMAAMPAAQAAQEEAAEKTEFDVVLTAVGDKKIQVIKVVRAITGLGLKEAKALVDGVPGNVKEGVPKEEAEDIKKQLEEAGASVEIK